CATATATATAGAAACCATTCAGATTCTGAAAGGTCCTGCTGAAATAGAGACAGTATTTAGTACAAGAGATGTCAGTGTAAAACTGTAGTGGTAAGTGGATAACAGGTTATGTTTaacacacagaaaacacaaaatttCTGTAAGAGGAGCAATGACATCAGTCGAGTTTGAAAGGCATTTATTGTAGAGTCTGACACGTTTGAAAACCAGGCATCCTATACCCTGGTAAGCTGTTCATTAGGCCAAGGTGTGACTTTGCAAGAATCTCAAGCTAGTATTTATTAACACTGATTTTGATGCTATGATACAAGAGCACTGTCAACACTATGTACCAGAAGGCGGCACTCCAAATGCACCACAGCAAATGGCCTGAataatgttaattaaaaaatTTGAAATTGTCATGGAGAGACAGTCAAACAGGAGAGGTAATTTCCATCAATGAAGTCCTCTGCATGTCATTGTCTCACTCTTGTCAAACCAGAGATATATTAAGTCTAAGAACCACCACTGTTCTCTACTATAATGTTTACTTGGTCTTAATAAAGCAGTATGTTACATTTGTATCTTGTTTGTACCTTTTAACTCTATTATACTTGCAGTACTTCCTACAATAAATCTGATAGTTTTCTTAGGACTGTTCAGAAAGACAACGAAAACCAGTTATTTGAACTGTCTTTGAGTAACTAAACATTACCTATGCTTTTCTTCCCAGATACCATCTTCCTTGTACAGTCTGCTGGATCAATATCTcagaatacatttaaaataatacatttaaatacaTGCTAAACTTCACAAAAGCACACTACACACTACCACTGTGTTACTGACTTTATCTTAATTCTGCATGAGACACCTTCAAATAACAAGCCTCTATCGACAGAGGATATaggcatcatagaatcacagaacagtttgggttggaagagaccttcagaggtcatctgtCTCCAATGTCCTGCCttaggcagggacatcttcaactggatcaggttgatCAAACCCCGGtctaacctgaccttgaacacttccagtgatggggcatccacaacacCTCCAAGCAACCTGTTCGTGTCTCACCAACCCCACTGGAAAGTAATTCTTATGTTCAACCTAACTCTGCCCTCTTTCAGTCTAAAACTGTTGTCCCCTTCCTGTCACTACAGACCCTACAGAAAGTCTGCCCCTgacaggctgcaataaggtctacTCAGAGCCTTCTCTGGTCTGAAcaagtccagctctctcagcctgtcctcagagcagagctgttccatccctctgatcatcatGGTGGCCTCCTgaacctctccaacaggtccatggctttcctgtactgagggctccagagttggacacaggactccaggtggggtctcaccagagcagaggggcagaatcacctccctcaagctGCTGGttatgctgcttttgatgcagcccagtatATGACTGACCTTCTGggttgcaagcacacattgccaacttgtgtccagcttttcatccatcagtacccccaagtccttcttggcagggctgctctcaatcgcttcatcctccagcctgtattgGTATCGGGGGTTGCCCCAACCAATGTGCAGGACTTGCATCTGCCCTGGTTgaaggttcacatgggcccatttCTTGAACTTGGCcctgtccctctggatggcatcccatccctcaggcatgtcaactgcaccacgcACCtttgtgtcacctgcaaactcaAGCCTGCTATCTTAcgtcattgatgaagataataCATAGTATCAGTACCAGTACAGACTGCCGAGGGACACCACTTTTTATTGGTTTCCACTCGGACATTGAGCTACTGACTGTCACTCTTTGGACATGCAGGCAATTCCCTGTCCTTACCTAGCGTTATATTAAGAATTTATAGCAGAAATGTATAAGAAAAAACACAGCTCTGCACCATACTGTCCTGTGAAACTGTAAGTACTCTGTATATAAAACAAGAAAGCTAACACAATTATCTTTATGTGTCACTATGGAATGTAaaaaaacctaacccaacccaaccaaaaaccaaacccaaaccaaaaaccaagggGGACTGAAAATGGAAACCCAGAAACAACTTTTAAAACAATGGCTTCAATCCATTCCAGTGAAACTGTCTACGGGCAAAGATAACAACAATGAAAACTGTTTTTAAGGCTAGTCATCTGATTTGGCTAGATATTAAAGGTAGTAAAAGCACATTAGATCTGTAGCTGCCTTCCGGTCAGCCTTCACACTCTGGTTCCTGCAACCttagttctttaaaaaaacactGGGAAGTTGGTTAAGCTATTTCATCCAGTATCTGAAAAGCACCTGTACTGGTTTTGCTAGGGACAGTATGTCCAAATCCAAAGGCTTTCACAGCAGGAGAACGGGTGCCTAACAGGACGAGACTAGCAAGCTAAAAAGCTTCTGTACCtccttttaaaaaatttcctttggattaaggtggggttttttttgtttgtttgtttgttttttgatgtTACATCACTGTGAGAATGAATACCTttcatgtttctgttttttttccttgtttgcctTGTCTTGCATTCTTACCCCCTTCTCTCTCAACGATCCCTGTTGTTTCATGGACTTTGAACCTTAAGTTCTTAGCTGCACAATATTTTGTAAAAGTGATCTTATTAAAAGTGGTGTTTACAAGGTATCACCACTGACCCGTTCCATGAATGGCAAAAGTCACCGTCAGGAAACCAAAACTCACTCACTACACTAATGActagaaacaaattaaaaaaaaaaacaaacaacaaacaaatgatTTCCACACAATTAGGAGAAGCATTGGTttagtttattttatttactagacaagaagcagcagatgattttattgaagtcaaattgtattaaaaaaatgaaatgcataCATTCAAAGCACTCAAGCACATTCATCACTTAAAACAGAAACGAAACCCACAGTTGTTCAGATCAATAAAGCAGCAAAAGGCCAGCACAGTGTTCAGGATACTGGCAGCAAAGCACTTTTCTGTGCAGTTCTGTAAATCACTTAAGTACATCCTCAGGCACATATTTGACTTAGGCATTACCTATTTTTTTGGAATGAGAACATTGATTCATTACACAACTGCTGCTGGGAAAGAAACACCATAAATGTTAAACACCACATCTTCcagcacacaaacaaaaaccactgcttaaaaaaaaatcactgaaattaaaaaatatggATAATGTATAAAAAtagtataattttattttgaaattgtctCTTCAGTTTTTCTGGTATGTTTCTGAAGTGAACTGTAACCATTTGCCGCGTTAAGTGAAAAAATGAAAGGcagaaacagcaaagcaaatcACGTATGTGAAATCTGCTTTCTTAGATCTCATTTTATGAAACTGCAGAGTATCATCTAGCCTTTCCTTTCTTACATCAACTAACAGGTGTCATTGAAAAGAGGATGACCACTCACTACTGAACTTTTTCTTCGACCACTGTCTGATCCAGCTTGATAGCAAAGCTATCCTAAGCTTAGAACACACTCAAAATCTAACTTTAGCCATCTTACACATTATCAAGCATGACAAAGATTATAACAGCTGTCTTATACATTATCATCGATCAAGGTTTACTCCAATTCTTTTATGCTTGTAACAATTTTTGAAGATATTATAACCTCTGGAAGTTCAGAAGTGATCCACTCTACCTTGTGAGCACCCAAACTTCAAGGTCCATCCACATTGTTACTGCTTTGGCAGGATGACCGAACACTGCACTGTTGTCTGAAATATAAAGTCAAAGTAGATAAATGCTTCCTCTGCCAATGTAGAGCAGAATTACTTTTCAACATAAAGGCAGACTACGTAGCTTCCATTTGGATTACAAAAAGATTTAACTCTTTCCACATGCATAGTATCTCAAACCTCCTCCAACACCACAAAAGTTATAAGAATTACAGGGAGGGCATACCCTACAACAGTTCAAACACTTGTCATTACAACTTTCTAAACCTGTCTAACAGGCTTACTGGTATTGAGAAAAACAATCTGTATcgggtttgtgtggcaaggttttggtagtgggctGGGGCTaaagggtggcttctgtgagaagctgctagaagcttcccccatgtctgacagagccaatgccagccagtTCCAAGACAGGccaccactggccaaggctgagcccatcatcAATGGTGGTGGTGCCTCTCGGATAACACAGAATATTtaagaagtgggaaaaaaactGCTGAACAACAGGTGCCAGAGGAGGTAAGTTAGAAAATGTGAAACAACTTTGCAGATGcccaggtcagtgaagaaggaggggcaggatgtgctccaggcactggagcagaaattcccctgcagcccatggtgaggccggTTGCtctcctgcagcccagggaggtccatggtggagcagagattcacctgcagcccagggaagaTCCACGCCAGAGCAGGTACAtacctgaaggaggctgtgaccttgTGGAAAGCCCACACctgagcaggctcctggcagcacCAGTGGCCCTGTTGTGAGGGTGGGAAGGACTGTGGGAAGGAGTCatgctggagaagttcatggaggactgtctcctgtgggagagaccccacactggagaaggggaagagtatggggaggaagaagcagcacagagctgaTGAACTGAACACAACCCCCATTTTATGTCTCCCTGTGTTCCTTGGAGGCAGAGAAAACTGTGAATGAAGTTGAGCCTGAGAAGAAGGAAGGGGCAggtggaaggtgttttaagatttggctTTGTCTCATTaacctactctgatttgattggtaataaattacaCTAATTTTCCCAAGCCAAGTATGATTTGCACATGACAGTAATTGGTCAGTGATCTCTCCctatctttatcttgacccataagccttttgttttatttttcttccctgttccAGCTGAGCAGGGGAATGTTGGAGTGGCTTGGTAGCCAAGGTTAACATGTGACACAATCATACTGCAGAAACACTTAATTAGAGTTTAGGCTCAGAAGCTACCAAGGAAAAATTGTGCaacttgcttttcatttttaatgctACCATACTGGCTTACATGCATAATATACACAGAAAGCTCTTCACAAATATAATCAGAACATTCTCAAAACCAAAGTTCCTTAAAAAACGTGATTTCTACATGTTTCTTCATAAATTTTGAAGAACAGCTAGCAAGAACAGAAACCTTTCTCTAAAGGTGCACTGACTGGTAATGAATGAAATACTCATGTTATTCAGGGACAAGCAACCTTGACATTAGCCACATTCAAGGGTAAGACCTGAGAAACGCTTCGGTCTCAGCTTTATGGCAAGGCCCTTAGCCTGCAAGGACTACAGTATGCAGACTCATGCAACTACAGTTGAAGTGAAGCCTTGATGAACTTTCCACCTCCACCTTACTCACCCGAGCCAATTTGCTCCAGTCACACAACTATGTTCACCGATTTTGTTGAGGtattttttgaagaagaaaattacTCAGCAATATTTACAAGATCAGAGCTCTGCACAAATAAATTATTAATGTAAGTTTCAGTCTGTgactagaaaaaaagactgaaaaatgccCTTGAACTTGTTAGCTACCAAACATATTAAAGTCCAAGTATGTCAATGATGAAGTGTGCTGAAACACCTATTGTTACCTTACATAATCTAAACTATCCCACAGTATTCACTCACCACAGCTCTCTTATCAAAGTACATTATTCCTTGTATCAGAGATCTGACAAATACCATTTCACCTAGGCTAGTGCAGaagttcagaaaagacaggcaataTCAGCAGGTCCCCTCAGAGAGTCCAGAAGTTTATCTGAGGAGCATTCACAGAAGTTCTGACACCCTAGCACAGGCTAATTTTCTTACACCTATGCTGTAGGAAAAAGAAGTTCTAACATGAGATTCCTTTTATCATCCCAGTAGAGATGCTCTCCTGATCCCCATGGGGTTGAACCTTACCACAATAGAGGTACAGAGCTAAATTTTCCACTGTCATGAGTTAAAATTCTTTTCAACAAGACAGTTTTTCCTCTTTCACCAATACTTTTCctaacaaagattaaaaaaaatacagtacgCTGGTTCCCTTTTGAAATTCTCTGCTGTCACTGATTTGTTTACTTAATTTGGAAATGAGCCCATGTTTTACTCAATCAGCTTTTGATGGCGTGGATGAAGTTCTGGTTGcctttgatgtcccttccaagTGTCAACTATAGGTAAGGTTTAGTTTTCCTGAAACCATCCCTACATGCCTGCTCTTGCTTCTGGATTCCTTCTTTGCAGCTTGTTCCCACTTGCAACCCTTGAATGGTGTATTTTTGCACTGGAGCTCTGTTTTGTGTTTAGCCAAGTCAATCTCCTGATTAGTCTTTCCATGATCACTTCCGTGTTTGGAGGATGCTGCCCTTATAGAACTGCCAGCTTTCTGGGACTCCTTGCCCCTTCCAAGCTGCCTCCCCTGAGAGATGATACTTACTAGTTCACTGGTTAAACCCAAGTATGCTTAACTGAGCTCCAgcacctgtgctctgctgctagcCTTCCTCTCTCCACAGAGTACATTGAACGTGACTATTTCAGGAGCATTACAGCAATAACTGCCAGTGGTTATCACTTCcctaaataattattttcagtgaACAGAAGATCCAGCTGTACATCGCCCATGGTTGACCCATTCTATCCCGAAATTTCCCTGATGCCAGCCAGAAACCACTTGGACCACTGTGATCAATAGCATCACCTCTGTTTCCTGACCCATTACGCAAATACAATGTGGTCATGCCCCATTCTCAAAGAGGAAGGCCTTTGTAACCTGGCCACACTGCAAAGTGACAGGCTGCAGGAAGATGCTCTGCCTGCAGAAAAGTTGGCTCCAAACTTTTTTCAAGCTCATGTAACCTGAGCCTGGAGAATGATCTCTTTTTATAGCAATGGAGCCAGGAAATACTGGCCTAAAGACATCTTAGGCAGTTCAAAAATAGTAACAGATGACACATAAAAGGAGAGACGGCAGGCAGCCTACCCTTCAGCAGAAAAACAGCCTGTGGACATCTTTGCTTCAATACTCCAGGGTTTCCTCAAGACTACTGCGAGATCCAGAGGTGACACCACGGCATGTGTCTGGGTGGGTTGGATGGGAGGAGACAGATAAATGCAGTTGTGCaaagagactggcagcatatttTCTCCTGCCTGAGGTTTCTCCAGTCATAGCAGCCAGATTACAGAGCTCAGAAAGGAAAACTTGTGTCCATGTAGAGCCTTATGCTTCCTCAAACACTAAAACCAGGTAACTGGCAGATGCCCATTTGAGATGCCCAGTTGTGGCCTGGATGTAGGCTGGCATGGCTTTGCATCAccactaatcacagaatcccagctgCAGTCTTGTTCAGCTCCCTCCTTCTCTGCATTCCTTACCACATCAGCCTAGTGCAAGAAGGGCTGCCTTTAAGCTCTAGGAAGAGGTGCCTCCGAAAAAGATCAGTTCAAAAACATCAATCATCTGACCTTCGAAATTCCCAGAGTAAAATACACATAGGAACACTTCacatctacaaagaaaacagtgtTCTAGAACTCTTTATGGTTCAGCTACTCACTTGTACAGAGGCACACAGACACATATTTCCATTGCTGTATTGCAGAATTGCCTTTCCCTTTATTCACTAAAATAGAAACCTATGACCAATCCTTCATCTACTTTACCAACATTTAATGCCTCAAACAGCAAGATTTTTAGTCTTTCCTGTTTTGCCTATGTAAAATCAAATGAACCCCCCAAAGCCTCAGACTTTCCTGTCACTTTTCCAGAGTACTTGGTTATGTTAAATGAGAAACACTTGTGACTCCTACTCTCCTGACAAGAACTCAGGCCCCACTTGGCAATACCTAGTTTCTGTTTCCAGTTCTTCTAATGCCTCAGAAAATTATCACTGAAACCAAGCCACTACCAGCAAAGAGCATCAACACATAATGATTGCCAAGCCAAAGTAAAACAACACCAATACTCATCACTGACACCAGGCACTAGCAAGTGCTTAAAAGAAGCTACATTAGGATGGAGTGATCCTTCCCTCTTGTGCATCctattttcttctttcagcaaATAGCAGTTCAGGGGCTGAGCTGGAGGAAGCGTGTGAATCAGTGTTCTGAACAACTGATAATGCACTGAAGGAAGGGTTAGCATTCATTAAAGTGGAACTTTGCAAACTCAATGCCAGCTCCTTCCAGTCACCTGTTCTTCCACTCCCAATGAAGAATCAAGACAATCACACAACTGAAAGCAATGGGACATTGCTTAACGAAGTACATCTGCCAGATTTGGATGCAGACCTCATAGTACCTAAGCAGTGCTATAGAAGCCACCACAACCGAAGTAGCTAAAGAATATCTTGCATGTTGTTTAGATTATTTGTTCAAACtctgtgtgttttggtgtttttctttttctttttggtgtgtgtgtggtgtttggtgttttgtgtgtgcggttttttttttaatagccaggCATCTGTATTAAACAAAAAGCACGGCCCAGTCCTCTGAAAAGGTTTTCTGTGGATTAGAGGGAGAACGAATACTGATTCTGCTGTCTCCCTTATCCATCATCCCTTATCCATACTTTCACAGGACCGCAAAGGGGAAATGGAGAAGTCAGTTACCTCTCACAAATGTATGGAACGGACACTAAAAGAGCTGTTTCAGATAATCAGGTGAGGAAGAGTCATAAACATAACCCAAGGCCTTCAAATAAAAAGGAGGTTTTCTAGTGAAGAATTAGCAAAAGACTGATTTGAAAGATTTGGTTTGAACCTCCACAAACCTGACTTGCTCAAGTATGCTCAAAAGTGTCTGGGGTGAATTTTGCTTAAAACTTCTTTCCTTTAGGACACTGAATAAGCTAGAGATGAGAGTCACTGACACAAGAACCATAttggaaacaaaactgaaaatttgATCCTaatcaaaagacaaaaaaggtTTTTACAGTACATACAGTTCTATTGGTAATTGCATTTCAGGAACACATTTTCAGTTATATGAAGACATGACTTATGTCTGTGTTCATTTTTCTTACTCATTCAAATTTCAGTCACCACagtgagaaaagagaaagaaatagccTAAGAGAGGAGAGAGTTATAAGAGACTTGACTCTTTCAAAAGTTTCCTCAACAGGATTCCTCCTTTTCAGACTGCTGCTGCTTCCCCTAACTGAGATCCTTGTTGCCAACTGCTGTCTGCTCTGTCTTTCATATTCTAATTCTCTTTCCCTGTCTGCCATACCATTTCAGGGCAATCTTCAGTTGCTCTTTTGCTTCACACTCTTGTACTCTTGGGAGTGGCTATTAATCACAAAAACCTTGTCAAGAAGCTGGATAAACATCCAAACTATTTTAACATTGTTCTTTCCCTCTATGTTATTGCCAGAAATGAATCTGAAGGATGTCTGTGAAATAGCAGTGATGTAAAACTTGTAAATAAACTCTTCTTTAAGAAAAATTCTGCCTAAAAATTTCCTCACCAATATATtatgaaatgcttttcttttccaccttttttttcatGGTCTGTGGATCTGAAACCCGTGGGAGAGCACAGTTCTAATGATTTCAAACTTGTTATTACTCATATCTTGTAACAAACTCCTCTCCTACATATTAAAGAGCACAATGGTTTTGGTTTGATTCAGTCTTTCCATTTGGCTCTCCTCTGTTGTAAGATCTAAGCTAAAGCTGAGCAGAGGTACATTTTCAGTTGGATACTGACATAGATTTGTATCTTACCTGTGTTTTGAAAGATAACACTTCATCAATCATATATAGATGCCCCTAATTATTTTACCTTTTGTAACACTACTTGTGAAATTGAAGCAAGATCTTTGCAATAAAGGCTGTGAGAGTCTTAATGAATTTGTTTGCCCATCTTGAATGGATCTGGTCTGTTTAAGTATCTGCTCTAAGAAGCTACCACTTAAGCAGAAACATCTTGGAACACATACCTATattatgtgtatatatgcatacattGTCGCAAGTACTGATCAGCCCCACGTGTGTACTTACTTTCAGGGTGTGCAGGGTGTCAGTCCACTCCATGGAACCTATCTGAGGTATAGCAGAAAGGAGTATGCTAGTAGCCTTATTTGCATTCCCTTTCAGTGTCTTCAAAACTTTATCCACTGAAACCTAGAGATACAATAAAACTGACTGGTGTCTCTTGATTTCAATGGCACACATTTTAAATAACCAAATAAATTCCTTTAACTCACATACCTCTAAATACTCAAATCAATTCATTTAACTCATGCATCTCTAAATAAAATGCCACAATTGTTTTAGCCAgtaaaaacttctttactctgtaGGTATATGTCTGATTGTATTTTACACAAATAGGAGAATTACAGCAGATACATCATTTTGCATAgagctgcaaaggaaaaaataccAAACCAGTTAGAGGAAGACAAGCTCATACACAAAGCTCACAAGCTTCATACACAGAGAGCCCCTGAAGCAGACACGAGCAGACAAAATGTTTGCTAGTTGTGAGGTGAGTTTAAGAAAATGAATGAGGTAGCAACAATTGATTCTGTTCTTACTTTCACAATTACTCATCCAGAGTAACTCAGTGATACTGATGTAAGTAAGAACAGATTTAGTTCAGTATATCTCTTATCAAACCCTACAGGTTCTCAGCAGATCCCTCAGGGTAAGACccagagaagaaaaaagtttCACTCACTGCTTCTTCATGTTCCTTCCAGCAGTCATAATCTGTTGCCATGGCAATACTAGCATAACTCATTCCAGCTTCTTTTGCAAGAATCACTTCAGGCACTGTAGTCATATTGATAACATCAGCTCCCCAGCTGCGGAACATCAGACTTTCTGCTTGAGAACTGAAACGTGGGCCTTCAATGGTGATCATCGTCCCTTTGGAATGACACTGCAGGCCAAGCTTCTTGGCAGTCTCAataagaacctgaaaaggaaataaTTCCCCTTGTGCGCTACTTTGCATCACATCAGAAAACTTACATACAAAAGAAATTTGCTTTATACAAAGCAGTCACACTTCATATGGCTACAGTCATCCAAACCATggattaatttcattttccttaTCCAGCAAGAGAAATTAATAGTCTTACTACTTGTTAATATCAGTTGGATTA
The Patagioenas fasciata isolate bPatFas1 chromosome Z, bPatFas1.hap1, whole genome shotgun sequence DNA segment above includes these coding regions:
- the MTAP gene encoding S-methyl-5'-thioadenosine phosphorylase isoform X1; its protein translation is MAAAGVKIGIIGGTGLDDPDILEGRTEKYVDTPYGKPSDALILGKIKNVDCVLLARHGRHHTIMPSNVNYRANIWALKEENCSHVLVTTACGSLREEIQPGDLVIIDQFIDRTTKRHCTLYDGQHSTLPGVCHIPMAEPFCTKTREVLIETAKKLGLQCHSKGTMITIEGPRFSSQAESLMFRSWGADVINMTTVPEVILAKEAGMSYASIAMATDYDCWKEHEEAVSVDKVLKTLKGNANKATSILLSAIPQIGSMEWTDTLHTLKETVLHELLQHDSFPQSFPPSQQGHWCCQEPAQVWAFHKVTASFRQQCSVRSSCQSSNNVDGP